One window from the genome of Bacillus tianshenii encodes:
- a CDS encoding FAD-dependent oxidoreductase: MNSTPKHEPFWRETSQLPSFSPLDKDISVDVAIVGGGITGITAAYLLSQEGLTVALLEANDLLNGTTGHTTAKVTSQHDLFYDELIQHHGAEQAKAYYEANQQALHFIQDTIQTMDIQCDYSEEDAYIYATTDKYAKKIEAEMKAYEKLGITGSLTESIPFDIPIKAALKMDNQGQFHPINYLKKLVEETTKNGGKVYEQTVAVDIEKGDRPNVVTRSGAKVSCSHVLICSHFPFYEGTGLYSARMYAERSYIIGVKTKNPYPGGMYISAEDPTRSLRSTPMNGEPLVLVGGDSHKSGHGKAMSEHYKALETFAEQIFDIDKIVYHWSAQDLFTLDKVPYIGPITSRQTNILIATGYKKWGMTLGTTAAIMLKNEVLKKDSPYSELFTPSRFSADPSMKNFIKQNTLVAGHFIKGKLERAEKHIEEVAKDEGAVVMVNGQRTGAYRDKNGELHLVDTTCTHLGCEVEWNDAERSWDCPCHGSRFSVTGDVLEGPAVEPLPRRNKE; encoded by the coding sequence ATGAATAGCACGCCTAAGCATGAGCCGTTCTGGAGAGAAACGAGTCAACTTCCGTCTTTCTCACCACTTGATAAGGATATTTCTGTTGACGTAGCCATTGTTGGAGGAGGGATTACAGGGATTACAGCAGCATACCTTCTCTCTCAAGAAGGATTAACTGTCGCTTTGCTAGAAGCAAATGATTTATTAAATGGGACTACAGGTCACACAACTGCAAAAGTCACTTCTCAGCATGACCTTTTTTATGATGAATTAATTCAGCATCATGGAGCAGAGCAAGCAAAAGCTTATTACGAAGCAAATCAACAAGCGCTACACTTCATACAAGATACAATTCAAACGATGGATATTCAATGTGACTACAGCGAAGAAGATGCATATATTTATGCAACAACGGACAAGTATGCCAAAAAAATTGAAGCAGAAATGAAAGCATATGAAAAGCTTGGGATTACAGGTTCTCTAACTGAAAGTATTCCGTTTGACATTCCAATTAAAGCCGCACTCAAAATGGACAATCAAGGGCAATTTCATCCTATAAATTATTTAAAAAAGCTTGTTGAAGAAACGACAAAAAACGGCGGTAAAGTATATGAACAAACAGTTGCCGTTGATATTGAAAAGGGTGACAGACCAAACGTCGTAACACGTAGTGGTGCAAAGGTTTCTTGCAGCCATGTGCTTATTTGCTCACACTTTCCTTTTTACGAAGGAACAGGACTATATTCAGCACGTATGTATGCGGAACGCTCCTACATTATCGGTGTAAAAACAAAGAACCCCTATCCCGGCGGCATGTATATTAGTGCTGAGGATCCAACTCGTTCTTTGCGCTCTACCCCTATGAATGGCGAACCACTTGTATTAGTTGGAGGAGATAGTCACAAGTCTGGTCATGGAAAAGCAATGAGCGAGCATTATAAAGCGCTTGAAACATTTGCAGAACAAATCTTTGACATTGATAAAATCGTTTATCATTGGTCAGCACAAGATTTATTTACACTTGATAAAGTACCGTATATCGGTCCAATCACGTCTCGGCAAACGAATATATTGATTGCTACAGGCTATAAAAAGTGGGGAATGACTTTAGGTACGACTGCCGCAATCATGTTAAAGAATGAGGTGCTGAAAAAAGATTCTCCATACTCTGAACTCTTTACACCTTCCCGTTTTTCTGCTGATCCAAGTATGAAAAACTTCATTAAGCAAAACACGTTAGTTGCAGGACATTTTATAAAAGGAAAGCTTGAACGAGCAGAAAAGCATATTGAAGAAGTTGCCAAGGATGAAGGGGCTGTTGTCATGGTAAATGGGCAGCGAACTGGAGCTTATCGCGATAAAAATGGGGAGCTTCATCTTGTCGATACGACATGCACACATTTAGGATGCGAGGTTGAATGGAACGATGCAGAGCGCTCTTGGGACTGCCCTTGTCATGGTTCAAGGTTTTCAGTAACAGGAGACGTTCTCGAAGGACCTGCTGTTGAGCCTTTACCGAGAAGAAACAAAGAGTAA
- a CDS encoding methyl-accepting chemotaxis protein has protein sequence MTFFHSMKWKVVWPILLVMAIIITIMAAIIYWYTANHLEKQGAGMTETARFAVENAIKARNYSEQILEKEMIGQSVMLALLVEKGTNYDELVALSKRSGIDEFWLTDEKGNTTLTNMAPKVDFNFGSDPNGQAYEFMDLIEGKREVVTQPAQVRTVDDQVFKFVGVTGWNRPQIVQVGRNGQALTELEEMIGVQAILTNMKKELSDQVLTAAIVSGDGKALMSSDEAGISNGALEQFNKIKNEKDITFERLQVDNKKAMLYAAPLSNGTYLVLVLSNEVLTGIANIMFLLTIATLVLFVLLVPTLVSKQLHHMDEITNSLLQISKGEGDLTVRLDASGHDEMSKLASAFNLMIEKIQNIMRHVQANGEHENESTTQLVLSADQGKRESENISTHLQDVSDDSSAQFERSKHASTMINEMMNAIQTIASASTNVADLTVDAAQKAQLGDKALHNVTNQMEHIEKTVFDSSQSVKSLDEGAQEISKIVGMISGIAEQTNLLALNASIEAARAGEHGKGFAVVAGEVRNLAEQTQHALQQIAALIHKNEEKSKESLKMMGMVSEEVSEGRDMVNQISTYFSDIYQSVHEVTAKVQDFTATTEEMSAGSNEVSESLTMMTNLAQSSAQKTEEISRLTDHQLQVIQEIATSAQDTANQTKELQAMINRFKVS, from the coding sequence GTGACGTTCTTTCATTCAATGAAATGGAAAGTGGTTTGGCCGATTTTGCTTGTGATGGCAATCATTATTACAATAATGGCTGCAATTATTTATTGGTACACAGCTAATCACTTAGAAAAGCAAGGAGCAGGGATGACGGAAACAGCTCGGTTTGCTGTGGAAAATGCGATAAAGGCTAGAAATTACTCTGAACAAATTCTTGAAAAAGAAATGATTGGGCAATCTGTGATGTTAGCGCTTTTAGTAGAAAAAGGAACCAATTATGATGAGCTTGTTGCGTTATCTAAACGTTCTGGAATTGATGAATTTTGGTTAACAGACGAGAAGGGCAATACAACTTTAACTAATATGGCACCGAAGGTAGATTTTAATTTCGGAAGTGACCCAAATGGTCAAGCATATGAATTTATGGATTTAATTGAAGGAAAGCGAGAAGTGGTCACGCAGCCTGCTCAAGTGCGGACGGTTGATGATCAAGTATTTAAGTTTGTCGGTGTAACCGGTTGGAATCGCCCGCAAATTGTACAGGTCGGTCGTAACGGCCAGGCGCTGACAGAGCTTGAGGAAATGATTGGTGTCCAAGCCATTTTAACAAATATGAAGAAAGAGCTTAGCGACCAAGTGCTTACAGCAGCGATTGTTTCAGGAGATGGAAAGGCATTAATGTCAAGTGATGAAGCAGGCATATCTAATGGGGCACTTGAGCAGTTTAACAAGATAAAAAATGAAAAAGACATTACATTCGAGCGCTTGCAAGTAGATAACAAGAAGGCGATGCTCTATGCTGCTCCACTCTCAAATGGAACCTATCTTGTTCTAGTGCTCTCAAATGAGGTTCTTACGGGAATTGCTAATATTATGTTCCTGCTTACAATTGCTACACTTGTTCTGTTTGTGTTACTTGTTCCTACACTTGTATCCAAACAACTGCATCATATGGATGAAATCACTAATTCTTTGCTTCAAATTAGCAAAGGTGAAGGTGATCTGACAGTTCGCCTCGATGCTTCAGGGCATGATGAAATGAGCAAGCTGGCATCTGCATTTAATTTAATGATTGAGAAAATCCAAAACATTATGCGTCACGTACAAGCAAATGGTGAGCACGAGAATGAATCAACAACACAGCTTGTACTATCCGCAGACCAAGGGAAGCGGGAAAGTGAAAATATTTCAACGCACTTACAAGATGTGTCGGATGATTCTTCAGCCCAGTTTGAAAGGTCCAAGCATGCTTCGACAATGATTAATGAGATGATGAATGCTATTCAAACAATTGCCTCAGCGTCTACGAATGTAGCAGATTTAACAGTTGATGCTGCTCAAAAAGCACAGCTTGGAGATAAAGCTTTGCATAATGTTACAAATCAAATGGAGCATATTGAAAAAACGGTTTTTGATTCGTCTCAGTCAGTAAAGAGTCTTGATGAAGGTGCACAGGAAATCAGCAAGATTGTTGGCATGATTTCCGGCATTGCAGAGCAAACCAATCTGTTAGCATTGAACGCTTCAATTGAAGCAGCTCGTGCTGGAGAACATGGAAAAGGTTTTGCCGTTGTTGCTGGTGAAGTGCGTAATCTTGCCGAACAAACCCAACATGCGCTTCAACAAATTGCGGCGCTTATCCATAAGAATGAAGAGAAATCAAAAGAATCATTAAAAATGATGGGAATGGTCTCTGAGGAAGTAAGTGAAGGAAGGGACATGGTTAATCAAATTAGCACCTACTTTTCGGATATCTATCAATCTGTTCATGAAGTAACTGCAAAAGTTCAAGACTTCACAGCTACAACAGAAGAAATGAGCGCAGGCTCTAACGAAGTAAGCGAATCACTGACAATGATGACAAATTTAGCTCAAAGCTCAGCACAAAAAACCGAAGAAATTTCAAGACTAACCGATCACCAGCTTCAGGTTATCCAAGAAATCGCAACTTCCGCACAAGATACTGCTAATCAAACAAAAGAACTGCAAGCGATGATAAATCGCTTCAAAGTGAGCTAA
- a CDS encoding MFS transporter has translation MGILKHEQVYRKLFYAGIINGVGDRFSQVAVLALLLKLTGSGMAVGIILAIKLIPTLFFSPLAGVLADRYSRKNILMVTDFARIFFALSFLFVSGTEEIWIIYVGTFFLSIGEAIYQPVRKAMIASVVHREYLMKVNVYEQVMVGVVLVIGSFFGGVLSYYLGEQITFLLNGFSFFTAGFFISRVHLNERKPTQRQAFIFHQLTKTLKIASPSGRVISINRIPFKIGDCRKK, from the coding sequence ATGGGGATCTTAAAGCATGAACAAGTGTATCGAAAGTTATTTTATGCCGGCATTATAAATGGAGTAGGCGATCGGTTTAGCCAGGTGGCGGTTCTTGCTTTGCTGCTTAAATTAACAGGTTCAGGCATGGCAGTTGGAATCATATTAGCGATTAAACTTATCCCAACCTTGTTTTTTAGTCCATTGGCAGGTGTACTTGCTGACCGATACTCTCGTAAGAACATTTTAATGGTAACGGATTTCGCTCGAATTTTCTTTGCTTTGTCCTTTTTATTTGTTTCAGGGACAGAAGAAATATGGATTATTTATGTTGGGACATTCTTCTTAAGCATAGGCGAAGCGATTTATCAGCCTGTACGTAAGGCGATGATCGCTTCAGTTGTTCATCGAGAATATTTAATGAAAGTAAATGTATATGAACAAGTGATGGTCGGTGTTGTGCTTGTTATCGGGTCATTTTTTGGAGGTGTCCTTTCATATTATTTAGGAGAACAGATCACTTTTTTGTTGAACGGATTTTCCTTTTTCACCGCAGGTTTTTTTATATCTCGTGTCCACCTAAATGAACGAAAGCCAACGCAGCGCCAAGCTTTTATTTTTCATCAACTTACTAAAACATTGAAAATAGCATCACCGAGCGGCAGAGTCATCTCAATTAATAGAATCCCCTTTAAAATAGGAGACTGTCGTAAAAAATGA
- a CDS encoding thymidylate synthase: MMEQYLQLCRHILSNGSQKGDRTGTGTISTFGYQMRFDLEKGFPLMTTKRVPFRLIASELLWFIKGDTNIRYLLQHNNNIWNEWAFKNWVESNEYNGPNMSDFGRRSLEDEEFNKQYQHEMASFKQRILEDDLFAEKYGHLGDVYGKQWRAWKTTTGETIDQLKDVIDTIKTNPNSRRLIVSAWNPEDVPTMALPPCHTLFQFYVSDGKLSCQLYQRSGDVFLGVPFNIASYALLTHLIAHECGLGVGEFVHTLGDAHLYVNHLEQVKTQLAREPRDLPKLQLNEAVESVFQFEMEDIELEGYDPHPAIKAPVAV; the protein is encoded by the coding sequence ATGATGGAACAGTATTTGCAGCTTTGTCGACATATTTTATCAAATGGTTCACAAAAAGGTGATCGAACAGGTACGGGAACAATTAGTACGTTCGGCTATCAAATGCGTTTTGACTTGGAGAAAGGCTTTCCACTTATGACAACGAAACGTGTACCATTTCGATTAATTGCAAGTGAACTACTTTGGTTTATTAAAGGAGATACAAATATCCGCTATCTCTTACAGCATAATAATAACATCTGGAATGAATGGGCTTTTAAGAATTGGGTTGAAAGTAATGAATATAACGGACCGAATATGTCAGATTTCGGTCGCCGCAGCTTAGAGGATGAAGAATTTAATAAGCAATATCAACACGAAATGGCTTCATTCAAGCAGCGTATTTTAGAAGATGACCTGTTTGCTGAAAAGTATGGTCATCTTGGTGATGTGTACGGGAAACAGTGGCGTGCTTGGAAGACAACGACTGGAGAAACGATTGATCAATTAAAAGATGTAATTGATACAATCAAAACGAATCCTAATTCTCGCCGCTTGATTGTATCAGCGTGGAATCCAGAGGACGTGCCAACAATGGCTCTTCCGCCTTGTCATACGCTTTTCCAATTTTATGTAAGTGATGGGAAGCTTTCATGTCAGCTTTATCAACGCAGCGGGGATGTATTCCTAGGAGTGCCGTTTAACATTGCAAGTTATGCACTTTTAACACATTTGATTGCGCATGAGTGCGGTTTAGGTGTAGGGGAATTTGTACATACACTTGGTGATGCTCATCTTTACGTGAATCATCTTGAACAAGTGAAAACACAGTTGGCCCGTGAGCCGCGTGATTTGCCGAAGTTACAGTTAAATGAAGCTGTGGAATCGGTGTTTCAGTTTGAAATGGAAGATATCGAGCTTGAAGGTTACGACCCACATCCAGCGATTAAAGCACCTGTTGCTGTATAA
- a CDS encoding LysM peptidoglycan-binding domain-containing protein, whose product MRNGKKMVWNSKVVMSISLASGILFANGVIANDAEAMFSNQVVAVGMDTSEINQEKILNDIQAGKIKTTPYQVKSGDTLWSISNQKYGSPVFLHILAKVNELNTYEDLSVGSTVDIPLLTPVRTPVNKNEEFYSEYTIQPGDTISKVVTNYYGDNKFTNVIVEYNQIKNVHDLKVGEVIKLPLLDELSNETEQSHTYISFIEHEVKQGDTLYRIAKDYYGVPLYIEEIQEYNELEDMNKLMPGDILRIPLLELKES is encoded by the coding sequence ATGAGGAACGGTAAAAAAATGGTTTGGAATTCGAAAGTCGTAATGTCGATTTCTTTGGCGAGCGGTATTCTTTTTGCTAATGGGGTTATAGCGAACGATGCAGAGGCGATGTTTTCGAATCAAGTGGTAGCAGTTGGAATGGACACAAGCGAAATTAATCAAGAAAAGATATTAAATGATATCCAAGCGGGCAAAATAAAGACGACACCTTATCAAGTGAAATCTGGAGACACACTTTGGAGTATCTCGAATCAAAAATATGGTTCACCTGTCTTTCTCCATATTTTGGCCAAAGTGAATGAGTTAAACACATATGAAGATTTAAGTGTTGGCTCTACGGTCGATATTCCTCTTCTAACACCTGTACGTACACCTGTTAATAAAAATGAAGAATTCTATTCCGAATATACAATTCAGCCTGGGGACACAATTTCTAAGGTCGTTACAAATTATTATGGCGATAACAAATTTACAAATGTCATTGTTGAGTATAATCAAATTAAAAATGTTCACGATTTAAAAGTAGGCGAAGTTATTAAACTGCCATTACTAGATGAATTGAGTAATGAAACGGAACAATCTCATACGTACATCTCTTTCATTGAACATGAAGTAAAACAAGGGGATACGTTATATCGAATTGCGAAAGATTATTATGGAGTGCCACTTTATATTGAAGAAATTCAAGAGTACAATGAACTCGAAGATATGAACAAACTAATGCCGGGTGATATTTTGCGTATCCCATTGTTAGAATTAAAAGAATCCTAA
- a CDS encoding dihydrofolate reductase: MISFLVAMDKNRVIGKGNDLPWRLPEDLKYFKRVTMGRAIVMGRKTYESIGKPLPGRENIVITRNKDFQVEGVTVFHSVEEAVKEAKSRDEEVFFIGGGNIFEQTLKGADKLYITKIEESFDGDTFFPEIDPEEWKLVSQEKGLHDEKNPYEYYFQVYERNE, translated from the coding sequence GTGATTTCATTTTTAGTAGCAATGGATAAAAATCGAGTAATTGGAAAAGGAAATGATTTACCGTGGCGTCTGCCTGAGGACTTGAAATATTTTAAGCGGGTTACAATGGGACGAGCAATTGTGATGGGTCGAAAAACATATGAATCGATCGGAAAACCGCTTCCAGGTCGCGAAAATATTGTCATTACACGAAATAAGGACTTTCAAGTAGAAGGTGTGACGGTTTTTCATTCAGTAGAAGAGGCTGTTAAAGAAGCAAAATCCCGCGATGAGGAAGTATTTTTTATCGGCGGAGGGAACATTTTTGAACAAACGTTGAAGGGTGCTGATAAGCTCTATATTACAAAAATTGAAGAGAGCTTTGATGGAGATACGTTTTTTCCTGAAATTGACCCAGAAGAATGGAAGCTTGTTTCTCAGGAAAAAGGCTTACACGACGAGAAAAACCCCTATGAATATTATTTTCAAGTATATGAACGAAATGAGTAA
- a CDS encoding NYN domain-containing protein produces MQRTAVFIDGGYLDNVLLNYGKAKIDYEKLAKSMCGKDELLRCYYYHCLPFQPPNPTDEERKQYNGAQKFFRTLNRLNSFSVREGKLAFRGEDHQGRPIFEQKRVDVFLATDLVLHSTKHLITHAVLLTGDSDFLPSLEIAKSEGVHLSLFYGEFPDTLPHDELLDVVDERKIITQTMIETWKR; encoded by the coding sequence ATGCAGCGAACGGCAGTATTTATTGATGGCGGTTACTTAGATAATGTGTTATTGAACTACGGTAAAGCAAAAATTGATTACGAAAAGCTCGCAAAAAGTATGTGCGGAAAAGATGAACTACTTCGCTGCTATTACTATCATTGTCTTCCATTTCAACCGCCAAACCCTACTGATGAGGAAAGGAAACAATATAACGGGGCTCAAAAGTTTTTCCGGACACTTAATCGTTTAAATAGCTTTAGCGTGCGTGAAGGCAAGCTTGCATTTCGAGGTGAAGATCATCAAGGCAGACCGATTTTTGAACAAAAGCGCGTCGATGTGTTCCTTGCGACTGATCTTGTGTTACATAGTACAAAACATTTGATTACTCATGCGGTTCTCTTAACAGGTGATAGTGATTTTCTTCCCTCACTAGAAATCGCAAAATCAGAAGGCGTTCACCTTTCTCTCTTTTATGGTGAATTCCCTGATACACTTCCACATGATGAATTACTTGATGTCGTTGATGAGAGAAAGATTATTACGCAAACGATGATTGAAACATGGAAGCGATAA
- a CDS encoding N-acetylmuramoyl-L-alanine amidase produces MTKIALDIGHGEDTYNRTGSKGVLGLEEHHFNAAVGIELKKLLNHNGFDVFFTQLPFANDVGLKYRTDLANRERADLFFSIHADANANKQIEGHWAFYWSTSSDGKRLAELLNEEMNRIVGTPPVGTGIKACRSDVSWPNFHVIRETKMVAVLHEHEFMTNPAGLKRLQSVEFRKKCAEADARAICRYYGVTFKPLSAVSEKDYHGHWAEKSIEKAIIKGVMSGYPDASFRPEQMVTRAELASMLDRLKLLN; encoded by the coding sequence ATGACAAAAATCGCGCTCGATATAGGTCATGGGGAAGATACGTATAATCGTACAGGAAGCAAAGGTGTACTCGGGTTAGAAGAGCATCATTTCAATGCAGCCGTTGGAATTGAATTAAAGAAGCTCTTAAATCACAATGGATTTGACGTTTTCTTTACACAGCTGCCATTTGCCAACGATGTTGGTCTTAAATACAGGACCGATTTGGCAAACCGGGAACGCGCGGATCTTTTCTTTAGTATTCATGCTGACGCAAATGCAAACAAACAGATTGAGGGTCATTGGGCCTTTTATTGGAGCACTTCTTCAGATGGAAAGAGGCTTGCAGAACTTTTAAATGAAGAAATGAATAGGATTGTGGGGACTCCGCCGGTCGGAACTGGAATAAAAGCATGTCGCTCAGATGTTTCTTGGCCAAATTTTCATGTGATTAGAGAAACGAAAATGGTCGCAGTCTTGCATGAGCATGAATTTATGACAAATCCAGCTGGACTTAAACGCCTGCAATCTGTTGAATTCCGAAAGAAATGTGCAGAAGCGGATGCACGGGCGATTTGCCGCTACTACGGGGTTACATTTAAGCCGCTATCAGCAGTTTCAGAGAAAGATTATCACGGCCATTGGGCTGAAAAATCAATTGAAAAGGCAATCATAAAAGGCGTTATGTCAGGTTATCCGGATGCAAGCTTTCGACCAGAACAAATGGTCACCCGAGCTGAACTAGCCTCAATGTTAGACCGATTAAAATTATTAAACTAG
- a CDS encoding metalloregulator ArsR/SmtB family transcription factor: MQLNRLVSFHKALGDATRIRILSLLKQGPLHGQAIAGKLGLRPPTITHHMTKLREVGLIKERRDKNTIYFHLDERKLEAMARAILTIGNEEETKWSLHHKESMEIISHFVTTEGKLRSLPAQRKKRMIVLAYFAKELQVGKTYTEDEINVYIRRFFADYATVRREFVMNHYMHRENNQYECNPKEMWPVEV; this comes from the coding sequence ATGCAGTTAAATCGACTTGTTTCATTTCATAAAGCTTTGGGGGATGCGACACGGATTAGGATTCTTTCATTATTAAAGCAAGGGCCACTGCACGGCCAGGCCATTGCCGGAAAATTAGGCTTAAGACCTCCAACAATTACACATCATATGACAAAGCTTCGAGAAGTTGGCTTAATTAAAGAACGCCGTGATAAAAATACAATCTATTTTCATCTAGATGAACGAAAGCTAGAAGCGATGGCCCGTGCAATCCTGACAATAGGAAATGAAGAAGAAACAAAATGGTCACTTCATCATAAAGAAAGCATGGAAATCATCAGTCATTTTGTAACGACTGAAGGGAAACTGCGTTCACTGCCAGCCCAACGAAAGAAGAGAATGATTGTACTTGCCTATTTTGCAAAAGAGCTACAAGTTGGGAAGACCTATACAGAAGATGAAATCAACGTATATATTCGCCGTTTCTTTGCAGACTATGCAACGGTACGGAGAGAATTTGTGATGAATCACTACATGCACCGGGAAAATAATCAATATGAGTGTAACCCAAAAGAAATGTGGCCTGTTGAAGTTTAA
- a CDS encoding universal stress protein: MSYIIVPIDGSDHANKALDYAISISKATRDTLVLLNVQPRFEEVLETPPHNDEEISSDHYKKGEKALQAAAKRVVEANVQYEKKIRTGLATIEIAEEAKERKANCIIMGSRGMGPVVSKALGSVSYGVLHLAPCPLTLVPANCEL, translated from the coding sequence ATGTCGTACATTATTGTACCAATTGATGGTTCAGACCACGCAAATAAAGCACTTGACTACGCAATATCGATTTCAAAAGCAACGAGAGATACATTGGTTCTTCTTAACGTGCAGCCTCGTTTTGAAGAAGTACTTGAAACACCTCCTCACAATGATGAAGAGATAAGCAGTGATCATTATAAAAAAGGTGAAAAAGCACTCCAAGCAGCAGCAAAGCGTGTAGTAGAAGCGAATGTTCAATACGAAAAGAAAATCCGAACAGGACTAGCAACCATTGAAATTGCTGAAGAAGCAAAAGAACGAAAGGCAAATTGTATCATTATGGGGTCAAGAGGAATGGGGCCTGTTGTTAGTAAAGCATTAGGCAGTGTCAGTTACGGTGTTCTTCATCTGGCTCCTTGTCCACTTACATTAGTGCCAGCAAATTGCGAATTATGA
- a CDS encoding putative metalloprotease CJM1_0395 family protein — protein MQISSGTSYSALHQPNYSKPQESHNNKIDQNHDQEKQQAINKEKSSSERQEKKNEEKPEVRAQIQQLKQNEQKVKAHEQAHMSAGGGLAGGVSFEYTQGPDGKKYIVGGEVPIQIAKGKTPEQTVQNMEQVKRAALAPANPSPQDHRVAAKASMLQMKAQQEAYKKDKESMEQYRLEKGISPNEQKQQANQEPPQEDITTNTNQVESLATSPLQQPNYERISIAV, from the coding sequence ATGCAGATTTCTTCAGGGACGTCTTACTCTGCACTACACCAACCGAATTATTCCAAACCACAAGAATCACACAATAACAAAATAGACCAAAATCATGACCAAGAAAAGCAGCAAGCAATTAATAAGGAAAAGTCTTCATCAGAGCGTCAAGAAAAGAAAAATGAAGAGAAGCCAGAGGTGCGTGCTCAAATTCAACAATTGAAGCAAAATGAGCAAAAGGTGAAAGCGCACGAACAAGCTCATATGTCAGCTGGTGGCGGATTAGCCGGCGGGGTTAGCTTTGAATATACACAAGGTCCTGATGGGAAAAAATACATTGTCGGTGGAGAAGTGCCTATCCAGATTGCGAAAGGTAAAACACCTGAGCAAACCGTACAAAACATGGAGCAGGTGAAAAGAGCTGCCTTAGCTCCTGCGAACCCGTCTCCACAGGATCACCGAGTTGCTGCGAAAGCTTCGATGCTTCAAATGAAAGCCCAACAAGAGGCATATAAGAAAGATAAAGAGAGCATGGAGCAATATCGGCTAGAAAAAGGTATCAGTCCAAATGAGCAAAAGCAACAAGCAAATCAGGAACCACCACAAGAAGATATAACGACCAATACAAATCAAGTGGAAAGCTTAGCAACATCCCCTCTACAGCAACCTAATTATGAGCGTATTTCAATTGCTGTATAA